Genomic segment of Gemmatimonadaceae bacterium:
GTTCGTCCCGAAGAATCGATCGAACAGCAGAAAGACCAGCGCAATCGTGATGACCGGGAACGCGAGGATGAGCAGGAACATCACCACGAACGACATCCAGGTGAACATCGGCATGCGCATCAGCGTCATGCCGGGCGCCCGCAGATTGATGATGGTGGTGATGAAGTTGAAGGCGGCGGCGAGCGACGAGATGCCGAGTATCTGCAGACCGATCACCCAGAAATCGATGTTGATTCCGGCAGAGAACGCCTTCGTCGTGAGTGGCGTGTAGCCGAACCAGCCGCCATCGGGCGCCACCTGGAAGAGAATCGGCACCGTGAGGAAAATTCCGCCGAACAGGAACACCCAGTAGCTGAAAGCGTTGAGACGGGGGAAAGCGACGTCCCGGGCGCCAATCTGAAGCGGGATCAGGAAGTTGAAGAACGCCGCCGACAGCGGCATGATCGCCAGGAAGATCATCGTCGTGCCGTGCATCGTGAAGAGCTGGTTGTAAGTTTCCGCGGACACGAACGCGCGATTGGGTCCCTGCAGCTGGATGCGAAGCAGCTCCGCCTCGAGACCGCCGATGAGGAAGAATGCGAGGGCGGTATAGAAGTAGAGCAATCCTATCCGCTTGTGATCCACCGTGGTGAGCCAGCTCCAGACTCCACCCTTTTCCTGATAGGGAGTGGCAGCGTACGGAGGGGCCTGGGTGGGAATTGCAGTCGATGCCATCCGATAATCCTCTTACTTCAACGCCCAAAGGTAAGCGACGATGTCAGCAATCTGCTGATCGTCGAGTCCGCCCTGCGCCTTGGTGACGCGCGTCTTGAGAACCGGATCGTACTCGTTCATGCCGAGCGTCGGCATCAGGATTCCCGGCTTCATCAGGCGGGCATTCTTGATCCAGAGCGCGAGATACGCCGGCGTGTTGGGAAAGCTTCCCGCACCGATCGTGCTGCGCGACCCGAAATGCGTCAGGTTCGGCCCGATGTTCCCCATCGCTGCCGGATTCCCGACAATCGCGTGACATCCAATGCAGGCAGTGGATGAAAAAATCTGCTTCCCCCGGTGCGCATTTCCAGTCAGCCCTCGCGTGAACGTCAGCCCCGCGGGAATTGGGGTTTTGGGCTTCGCGTACTCGAACTCGGGCTGATTTCTCGGGAATATGTAGCCGGCCTGCGTGACTGTAGCCGCGGGAGCCGGCGCTAAGGTGTCAGTGCGCGGAGTGGGTGGCGTTGGAGCGAGTGCGCCGGGTCTGATAGCCGGCCCTCCTTCGGCGACCGGAGTTGGCGGGCCAACGTGCGGCGGGCCCATCGCAACGGCGCCAAATACAGCAGGGGCGCGCTGACTCGCCACCCAGCTCGCAAACTGGTCCGGCTTCACCGTGTACACGCGGAAGCGCATCTTCGCATGCGACGTTCCGCAGTACTCGGTACAGAATCCGTTCCACTCCGAGGTCTCCATTGTCGAGTCAGGAGTGAGCCAGATGTAATTGACGCGGTTGGTGACGGCGTCGCGCTTGCCGCCAAGCTGTGGAATCCAGAACGAGTGAATCACGTCCACCGACGTGAGCTTGAAGCTCACCGTCCGGCCCGTCGGCAGATAAATCTCGTTGGCAGTGGTGATGTTGTACTCGGGATAGCGGAATTCCCACCACCACTGATGTCCTATGACTTCTATTTCCAGCGCCCCCGCAACCGCAGTCGCCTGCGTTTTGAAGATTGTCCGTACCGTGGGCACCGCGATGAACAGCAGAATGAACGCAGGAATGAGAGTCCAGATGATCTCGACTACGACGTTTCCGTGCGTCTGCGGTGGCCGCTCGTCCGTCTCGCGCTTCCGGTACCGGATCATGATGTAGATCAGCCCGGCTTCGACGAGCACGAACACGATTGTTCCAAGGAGCAGCAGCCGATCCCAGAGAAAATCGATCGCCCGCCCGTATTCCGAATGCGGAGTGAACGTCGTATTCGGATGCGATTGCTCGCAAGCCGCGAGTGTCAGCGCAAGCACGGCCATCGTGCCATACGATGCCAGTCGCCGCAGGCGGGAATTCCCTCTCATTCCGGATCCTTTAGCCTTCGTGTCGGAGCATACGACGCAGCTCGGCGTCGCGCTGAGCTCAGGGTGGAAAAACAGCTACAAGCTAACGCCTGCCCAACTATATCGGGAGGGTGCCGGAGGCCTGCTGCGGATGCGTCATTGCGCCCGGATTCAGCACCCGGTCGAGCTCCTCGCGAGTCATCAGTCCGCGATCACAAACGAGATCGTAAACCCCCCGCCCGCTCTCCAGCGCCTCCTTTGCAATTTCCGTGGCCTTCTCGTATCCGAGCACCGGTACGAGGGCGGTGACGATGCCAATCGAATACTCGACGAAATGGCGCATCCGCTCCGGATTGGCAGTGATTCCAGTGATGCACCGCACGCGCAGAACGTCGCAGGCACGCGTCAGGATGATCATGCCGCGCAACAGCCGAAAGGCAATTATGGGCTCGAATACATTCAGCTGAAGCTGCCCGGCTTCGGCTGCCATCGTAACGGTGATGTCTCCGCCGATGACGTCGAAGCACACCTGGTTGACGACCTCGGGAATCACCGGGTTCACCTTACCCGGCATGATGGATGAGCCGGGCTGCATCGGCGGAAGGTTGATCTCACCGAAACCTGCGCGCGGACCGGAGCTCAGAAGGCGAAGATCGTTGCAGATCTTCGACAGCTTCACTGCACATCGCTTGAGAACTCCCGAGAGCTGGACGAACACTCCGGTGTCCGACGTCGCCTCGACCAGATCGGGTGCGGTGATGAGCTCGACTCCGGTGATCCTCGACAGATGTTGTCGAACATTTTCGGCATACCCGGGTGGTGCGTTGATCCCCGTGCCGATTGCCGTAGCACCCATGTTGATTTCGCGAATCAGCATCTGCGCCTCACCGAGGCGATCGACATCCTCGAGGATCGTGTGCGCGAACGCCGTGAACTCCTGGCCGAGCGTCATTGGAACCGCGTCCTGAAGCTGAGTGCGGCCCATCTTGAGATACGGCGCGAATTCCTCGCCTTTCACGAGGAATGCTCCGGCAAGCGCGCCCATCGCCGACCGGAGCTGATCGATGCTCGAGTGCATCGCCAGCTTCACCGCCGTCGGGTAAACGTCGTTCGTGGACTGGCTGAGGTTGACGTGCGAGTTCGGGCTCACGATGTCGTAGCTGCCGCGCGGATGACCGAGCAGCTCCAACGCGCGATTCGCGATCACCTCATTGGCATTCATGTTCGTCGAGGTGCCGGCGCCACCCTGAATCATGTCGACGCGGAAATGCTCGTGGTGTCGTCCGTTCCTGAGCTCGCGGCAGGCGCCGATGATTGCTTCGGCAGTCTCGTTGTCGAGCAAACCCAGCTCGCGGTTGGCTTCGGCCGCAGCCTCCTTCACCGCCGCCGTCGCTGCAATGAGCGTGGGGAATTCGTGCAGCTCCACTCCGCTGATCGCGAAATTCTCCATCGCGCGCAGCGTCTGCACTCCGTAGAGCGCGGTGCTCGGCACCTCGCGCTCGCCGAGCAGGTCCCGCTCACGTCGGGTAGCGGGGCGATGTTGGGCCGGCTCGGACCTGCCGGGCGAATCCAGGTTGTCTGCGCTGCGGAGCTGATCTGTCATCGTTCGCGTGAAGCTACACTCGCGGATTACGTTATGCGAAGCCGACCCACCCACCTCCGACGCACGACAATGACAATCTCCCGTTCGTCGGTTGTCACAACGAGCGGGCGCTCGTGGAAAATCCCGGGTCACGTTGGCGACTCTGCAATCATCGGCGCAGGTCAGTACTGCGACAACACAGTTGGAGCAGCAGGGTCGACGGGGCGCGGTGAAGCGAACATCAAGGTCTGCGGAGCGTTTCTCATCGTCGAGCTGATGCGGCAGGGAATGTCGCCGGAGGCAGCCTGCCTAAAGACAATCGAGCGCGTGATTGCCATGACGGAGAAGCGGTTGCTCGATGACCGCGAGCGCCCGCGATACGATCTCAGCTTTTACGCGCTGGCAAAGGACGGACGCTTTGGCGGCGCAACCGCATACTCGGGGTTCCAGTTCGCCGTTGCCGACGCGGCCGGCGCGCGTCTGGTCGAGTCACCATACATGTTCAGGAGCTCTGAACGGCCGGTATCCCCCGCGGCGGTGTGTCGCCCAGCTTGAACGTTCCGACGAGCTGAGCGACCCGTCGCGCGGCTGACGAAAGCGAGCTCGCCGCGCCCGCAATCTTGTCGATGCTGTCGCTTTGCTCCTCGCTGGCGGTTGCGACCTGATGCATCGCTCTCGCAAACCCCTGGGTTCCGAGGGCCAGATTATCGAGCCGCTGCGTCATGTCCACCACGAGATGGTTCGATTCCTCGACAGCCGTCTCGATCGAGGAGCTCCATTTTTCCGCGTCGATCACGCCCTGCTCCACCTGCATGAACGACTGGCGCCCGTGACTGGTCGCATCGTTCACGGTCTGGAGAGTGCCGAGTGTTCGGGCGGCAGACTCGCGTGAGCGGCTGACACGCTCCATCATCGCCCGGGCGAGAAGATCAGTGCGCTGCGCCGCTTCGGCCGAATCGGCGGCCAGGCGTCGCACTTCATCCGCAACGATTCCAAATCCTTCTCCCTGCTCGCCCGCCCGCGCGGCTTCCATCGCAGCATTCAGCGCGAGAAGCTTCGACTGACGGGAGATCTTCTGCACGAGTGTGAGAAATGCGCGAATCTCGTCCACGGCGATGGCCAGCGCTTCGATCGACTCGGCACTGGCTCGTGCATCGGTAGTGAGAAGCTCCAGCGCGCGCGAGCTGTCGTCGAGGCGGGCGCGATTCTCCTGCGCCAGTGTCCGCAGCCGACGCTCTCGACGGAGATTCTCCTGCGCCCTTCCGCGAAGCAGGATAGAGATCTCCTCGAGCTTCGCCGCATCTTCCGCAATCTCCTTGATCGTGCGCGCCATGTGGCTCGATTCCTTGCTCAGGGAGCTCGACGTTGCCGCAGTCTGCTGTGCTGCCTCGGCTACGCTCTCTGATGCAGCCGTGATCTGAGCAGACAGCGTTGTCGTGTCCCGCGCAGATGATCGCATCGTGCCCGCGAGCCTGCGGAGTGCGACGATCATTCCCGAAGTTGCACGGCTCAGCCGCCCGACTTCGCTGTTGACGTGCGACGGCGTGAACGGAACCGACAGCTCGCCGCTGGCAACCGCTTCCGATAAGCGCGCGAGCTCGGCGACCGGCCTGGTGACCTGCTGCTCGATGAGGCGCAGGACAAACAGCCACGCGAGGAGCAGCAGCCCCAGCACCCACACTGCGCCGAACATCAGCGTGGTCTGCACCTCGCTCGAGGCCAGGAACGCCCGCCTCACTTCCGGAGAAAGCACCTGGAAGAGCCGGTAGACGAACCATGCGATGCCGATGTGAAAGACAGCAAGTGACAGCACCATCACCACTGCCGCCCGGCTCTGGAGCATGCCGAGCATGGGCGAGAAGAAGCCCCCCGGCTTGACCTCGACGGGTGGAATTCCGTCCCACGTTGGAGTCGGGCGGTGGTGCGCCTCTGTCTGCGGAAACTGAGGATGCATCTGGCGAAGCCGGTCTCGAAGGTGAAACTGCTTTACGGTCAGGCTACTTTGTACCGATGGACCACCGCGTCAACGGCGAGCGCCCCGAAGAGTACGATCCCCAGGAAATCGAGGGGAAATGGCAGCAGCGATGGCGTGATCGCGGCACTAACGCCACGGACATCCGCGGCGCAGTCGACCCGTATTACGCCCTCATGATGTTCCCATACCCGTCGGCGGAAGGGCTCCATGTGGGCAACCTTTTCGCCTTCGTTGGCAACGACATATATGGACGATTCCAGAGGCTCCAGGGACACAACGTCTTCGAGCCGTTCGGGTACGACGCGTTCGGTATCCATTCCGAGAATTACGCCCTGAGCGTCGGCAAGCACCCGAGCACGCTCATCCCGCAGAACATCGCCAACTTCGAGAGGCAGGTTAAACGCGCCGGGCTGATGATCGACTGGTCGCATTCGCTGGCCACAACAGACCCCGCGTACTACAAGTGGACGCAGTGGGTTTTCCTGCAGCTGCTGAAGAGGGGCCTGGCCTACAAGAAGCAGGCGGCCGTGAACTGGTGTCCGAGCTGCAAGACGGTTCTGGCGAACGAGCAGGTCATCGGCGGCAGGTGCGAGCGATGCGACACGCCTGTGGAGCAGCGACTGCTCTCGCAGTGGTTCTTCAAGATCAGCGAATACGCGCCGAGGCTTCTAGCGAATCTCGATCATCTGGATTGGTCGGAGAGCACGAAAACCGCGCAGCGGAACTGGATAGGTCGGTCAGAGGGGGCGGAGATCGTGTTTCCAGTTACAACGACGGACGGAGCCGAGGAGATTCGCGTCTTCACGACACGCCCCGATACGGTGTTCGGGGCGACGTACATGGTGCTTGCACCGGAGCATTCGCTGGTAGAGAAGCTGACGACGCCCGATCACCGCGCGGATGTCGAAGGCTACCTGGAGCGGACCTCAAAACAGGATCTCGTCACGAGAAAGACGAGCACTGAGAAAACCGGCGTCTTCACCGGCTCGTACGCGATCAATCCGGGAACGGGACAGAAGATTCCCGTCTGGATCGCGGATTACGTGCTGATGGAGTACGGGACTGGCGCGATCATGGCCGTGCCCGGCCACGACGACCGCGACTTCGAGTTCGCGATGCTGTTCGGGCTCCCCATCGTTCGTGTCGTCTGCGCGGAGGGAGACGACCCGAACGCGGATTTTTCTTCTGCGTTCAAGGGGGCGGAAGGTGCAACGCTGGTGAATTCAGGTCCGTTCAGCGGGCTGAGCGTCGAGGAAGGGAAGCGTGCGATCGTCGAGATGCTCGCGGGAAAAGGCGCGGCGAAACCGGTTGTGAACTATCGGCTGCACGACTGGTGCATATCGCGCCAGCGGTACTGGGGGCCGCCCATCCCCATCATCTACTGTGATGTCTGTGGACCGGTCCCGGTGCCCGAGAAGGATCTGCCGGTAGTGCTCCCACACATCGAGGATTTCAAGCCTGATGACTCGGGGGTGTCGCCCCTGGCGCGCCATGAGGAGTGGTATCACGTGCCCTGTCCGCAGTGCGGAGCGCAGGGCCGGCGGGAGACCGACGTATCGGACACGTTCCTCGACAGCGCCTGGTACTTCCTCCGTTATCCGAGCGTCGGGAATGACGACGTGCCGTTCGATAACAATCTAACCAAGAAGTGGCTGCCGGTTGATACCTACATCGGAGGAAATGAGCACGCAGTCCTGCACCTGCTCTACTCGCGCTTCGTGACGATGGTGCTTCACGACATGGCTTACCTCGATTTCGAGGAGCCCTACGAGAAGTTCCGCGCCCACGGTCTGATAATCCGGAACGGCGCGAAGATGTCGAAGAGCAGGGGCAACGTCGTGATTCCCGACGAGTACATCGCGACCTGGGGAGCTGACGCCTTCCGCGGATATCTCATGTTCCTGGGACCCTTCGAGGAAGGCGGCGATTTCCGCGATGCAAGCATCTCGGGAGTGAAGCGCTTCCTCGACCGCCTGTGGGCGTCTGTTCTCACGGCCGTCGATCGGGACGGCGGGCTCGCGCCGGCGGCGGATTCGGCCGAGGTTATGCGCAAACTGCATCAGACGATAAAGAAAGTGGGCGACGACATTCCGCGCCTGAGCTACAATACCGCGATTGCGGCGATGATGGAATACATGAACGTCCTCCGTCGCGGCGAGCGCACGCTAACACGTGAGGAAGTCGAGCCGATCGTCCAGCTCGTTGCGCCATTTGCTCCCCACATCGCCGAAGAGCTGTGGGAAGGGCTTGGCCATACCGAAAGCGTCTTCGACGCGGGATGGCCGGCATTCGACCCCGCGCTCGTCGCTGACGAGCGATTGGATCTCGTGATTCAGGTCAACGGCAAAACGCGTGGGAAGGTGAACGTGGCGCGCGATATCGGGCAGGAGGAAGCGGTCGCCGCCGCGCTCGCCGAGGAATCAATCGCGAAGTTCCTGAGCGGGCCTGAGCCGAGAAAAATCATCTTCGTACCGGGTCGATTGCTAAATCTCGTCGGATAGCCGGGCGGTCTCAGCTTGGCCAACCCTGCCAGTATGCGACGCACGAGGCGACGTTCAGAAGAGTCCCCCTACAAGATCACCGACGTAGTAGCCTACAATCGCGACGCCAAGACCGACCACGAACATGTCGAGACCGGACCGGAAAACGCTCCGGCCGGTAAACACGGATCGGGCGGCCCCGACGAGAAAGTGCGAAAGCATCGAGACGCTGAACGAAATCAGAATCGCCAGCCTTCCGCTCGTGAAAAAGAACGGAAAGACAGGGATTACCGCACCGAACGCGGTCGCCAGACCAGTCACCCATCCCTCGCGAACCGGCGAGATCGTCTGCTCCCCGATCTTCAGCTCTTCCTGCACCTGCTCCTGGAGCATGCGTGCGGGATCAGCCATGATCTGCGTCGCGAGAGTGTTCGCCAGATCGCGGTCCATCCCTTTCGCTTCATAGATCAGCGCGAGCTCATCGCGCTCGATCTCCGGCATGAGCGCGATCTCGTCCTTCTCCATCGCAATCTCGTAGTCGTATACCTCGCGCTCGCTTTTCGCTGCGAGGAATCCGCTCGATCCCATCGACAACGCATCCGCTATCGCGCCGGCGACTCCCGCGACGACTATCGCAGCGTGCTGGTCGGTCGTGGCTGTGGCGCCGATCACTCCGGCGACCAGGCCGAAATTCGCGGTGAGTCCGTCGTTGAAGCCGTACACGACGTTCCGGAGGAACCCGCCCGATTCCGTGCGATGCCATGGCTCGCCACTCTTTCCGGCAATCCCCGCGAGAGTGGTGGCATGCTCTGCCGATTCCCTCGCCAGCGTGAGAGCTTCGCCACCACCGGGCGCACCAAGCGGCGTCGCGCGGTGCATGTCGAGATACGCTTTCACCTCGCGTCCTTCCTCCTGAAGCAGCATTGGGAGAAGGAAGCCCGGCCCGAACACCTTTCCGATTCGCGCGAGAAGCTTCGCGCGTCCGCTCGGCTCGAACTTCTTTGGGGGATGACCATGACTGGTCATCAGATCGCCCCAGACGATTACGTGGCGATCCTCGACTTTCGCGAGGCGTGAATAGATGTCTTTCTTGTGCTGATCCGGCTCTGCCGCAGCCAGTATGCGATAGAGGTAAGCCGCGTCGGCTTCGTCCTGCCAATGGTGCTCGAAGGCATGGA
This window contains:
- the coxB gene encoding cytochrome c oxidase subunit II: MRGNSRLRRLASYGTMAVLALTLAACEQSHPNTTFTPHSEYGRAIDFLWDRLLLLGTIVFVLVEAGLIYIMIRYRKRETDERPPQTHGNVVVEIIWTLIPAFILLFIAVPTVRTIFKTQATAVAGALEIEVIGHQWWWEFRYPEYNITTANEIYLPTGRTVSFKLTSVDVIHSFWIPQLGGKRDAVTNRVNYIWLTPDSTMETSEWNGFCTEYCGTSHAKMRFRVYTVKPDQFASWVASQRAPAVFGAVAMGPPHVGPPTPVAEGGPAIRPGALAPTPPTPRTDTLAPAPAATVTQAGYIFPRNQPEFEYAKPKTPIPAGLTFTRGLTGNAHRGKQIFSSTACIGCHAIVGNPAAMGNIGPNLTHFGSRSTIGAGSFPNTPAYLALWIKNARLMKPGILMPTLGMNEYDPVLKTRVTKAQGGLDDQQIADIVAYLWALK
- a CDS encoding methyl-accepting chemotaxis protein, coding for MHPQFPQTEAHHRPTPTWDGIPPVEVKPGGFFSPMLGMLQSRAAVVMVLSLAVFHIGIAWFVYRLFQVLSPEVRRAFLASSEVQTTLMFGAVWVLGLLLLAWLFVLRLIEQQVTRPVAELARLSEAVASGELSVPFTPSHVNSEVGRLSRATSGMIVALRRLAGTMRSSARDTTTLSAQITAASESVAEAAQQTAATSSSLSKESSHMARTIKEIAEDAAKLEEISILLRGRAQENLRRERRLRTLAQENRARLDDSSRALELLTTDARASAESIEALAIAVDEIRAFLTLVQKISRQSKLLALNAAMEAARAGEQGEGFGIVADEVRRLAADSAEAAQRTDLLARAMMERVSRSRESAARTLGTLQTVNDATSHGRQSFMQVEQGVIDAEKWSSSIETAVEESNHLVVDMTQRLDNLALGTQGFARAMHQVATASEEQSDSIDKIAGAASSLSSAARRVAQLVGTFKLGDTPPRGIPAVQSS
- a CDS encoding aspartate ammonia-lyase, giving the protein MTDQLRSADNLDSPGRSEPAQHRPATRRERDLLGEREVPSTALYGVQTLRAMENFAISGVELHEFPTLIAATAAVKEAAAEANRELGLLDNETAEAIIGACRELRNGRHHEHFRVDMIQGGAGTSTNMNANEVIANRALELLGHPRGSYDIVSPNSHVNLSQSTNDVYPTAVKLAMHSSIDQLRSAMGALAGAFLVKGEEFAPYLKMGRTQLQDAVPMTLGQEFTAFAHTILEDVDRLGEAQMLIREINMGATAIGTGINAPPGYAENVRQHLSRITGVELITAPDLVEATSDTGVFVQLSGVLKRCAVKLSKICNDLRLLSSGPRAGFGEINLPPMQPGSSIMPGKVNPVIPEVVNQVCFDVIGGDITVTMAAEAGQLQLNVFEPIIAFRLLRGMIILTRACDVLRVRCITGITANPERMRHFVEYSIGIVTALVPVLGYEKATEIAKEALESGRGVYDLVCDRGLMTREELDRVLNPGAMTHPQQASGTLPI
- the leuS gene encoding leucine--tRNA ligase; the encoded protein is MDHRVNGERPEEYDPQEIEGKWQQRWRDRGTNATDIRGAVDPYYALMMFPYPSAEGLHVGNLFAFVGNDIYGRFQRLQGHNVFEPFGYDAFGIHSENYALSVGKHPSTLIPQNIANFERQVKRAGLMIDWSHSLATTDPAYYKWTQWVFLQLLKRGLAYKKQAAVNWCPSCKTVLANEQVIGGRCERCDTPVEQRLLSQWFFKISEYAPRLLANLDHLDWSESTKTAQRNWIGRSEGAEIVFPVTTTDGAEEIRVFTTRPDTVFGATYMVLAPEHSLVEKLTTPDHRADVEGYLERTSKQDLVTRKTSTEKTGVFTGSYAINPGTGQKIPVWIADYVLMEYGTGAIMAVPGHDDRDFEFAMLFGLPIVRVVCAEGDDPNADFSSAFKGAEGATLVNSGPFSGLSVEEGKRAIVEMLAGKGAAKPVVNYRLHDWCISRQRYWGPPIPIIYCDVCGPVPVPEKDLPVVLPHIEDFKPDDSGVSPLARHEEWYHVPCPQCGAQGRRETDVSDTFLDSAWYFLRYPSVGNDDVPFDNNLTKKWLPVDTYIGGNEHAVLHLLYSRFVTMVLHDMAYLDFEEPYEKFRAHGLIIRNGAKMSKSRGNVVIPDEYIATWGADAFRGYLMFLGPFEEGGDFRDASISGVKRFLDRLWASVLTAVDRDGGLAPAADSAEVMRKLHQTIKKVGDDIPRLSYNTAIAAMMEYMNVLRRGERTLTREEVEPIVQLVAPFAPHIAEELWEGLGHTESVFDAGWPAFDPALVADERLDLVIQVNGKTRGKVNVARDIGQEEAVAAALAEESIAKFLSGPEPRKIIFVPGRLLNLVG
- a CDS encoding VIT1/CCC1 transporter family protein, with product MATTLQAPSDERSEPDIHAFEHHWQDEADAAYLYRILAAAEPDQHKKDIYSRLAKVEDRHVIVWGDLMTSHGHPPKKFEPSGRAKLLARIGKVFGPGFLLPMLLQEEGREVKAYLDMHRATPLGAPGGGEALTLARESAEHATTLAGIAGKSGEPWHRTESGGFLRNVVYGFNDGLTANFGLVAGVIGATATTDQHAAIVVAGVAGAIADALSMGSSGFLAAKSEREVYDYEIAMEKDEIALMPEIERDELALIYEAKGMDRDLANTLATQIMADPARMLQEQVQEELKIGEQTISPVREGWVTGLATAFGAVIPVFPFFFTSGRLAILISFSVSMLSHFLVGAARSVFTGRSVFRSGLDMFVVGLGVAIVGYYVGDLVGGLF
- a CDS encoding cbb3-type cytochrome c oxidase subunit I; the protein is MASTAIPTQAPPYAATPYQEKGGVWSWLTTVDHKRIGLLYFYTALAFFLIGGLEAELLRIQLQGPNRAFVSAETYNQLFTMHGTTMIFLAIMPLSAAFFNFLIPLQIGARDVAFPRLNAFSYWVFLFGGIFLTVPILFQVAPDGGWFGYTPLTTKAFSAGINIDFWVIGLQILGISSLAAAFNFITTIINLRAPGMTLMRMPMFTWMSFVVMFLLILAFPVITIALVFLLFDRFFGTN
- a CDS encoding isoaspartyl peptidase/L-asparaginase; this encodes MTISRSSVVTTSGRSWKIPGHVGDSAIIGAGQYCDNTVGAAGSTGRGEANIKVCGAFLIVELMRQGMSPEAACLKTIERVIAMTEKRLLDDRERPRYDLSFYALAKDGRFGGATAYSGFQFAVADAAGARLVESPYMFRSSERPVSPAAVCRPA